Proteins co-encoded in one Acinetobacter lwoffii genomic window:
- a CDS encoding 3'-5' exonuclease, giving the protein MRLPVLTFDIETQTDLKSGAHLFGLDLPEADLDQALTKLRRQDSGSDFQRLPLHEIVCISGLWMDEQGMKLFSFSREQHSEAEILKKFLSIFDKRHPTLVSWNGSQFDLPVILYRAMYHGLSAPSLFDQGEIDTQKRYNNYQNRYHHRHVDLMDVMAMFHARHFQKLDDVAHLLGYPGKRGDGAYRVPEYVRNQQWTELTSYCEGDVLNTWLVYIRWLLLKGQLLLPDYQHLLQSTIQYLQTQPQHADFLSVWRETSQRTEFTQFDFPISTP; this is encoded by the coding sequence ATGCGCCTACCTGTTTTAACTTTCGATATTGAAACCCAAACCGATCTCAAATCAGGCGCGCATCTGTTTGGTCTGGACCTGCCCGAAGCAGATCTGGATCAGGCCTTGACCAAATTACGCCGTCAGGATTCAGGCTCGGATTTTCAGCGTTTGCCGCTGCATGAAATCGTCTGTATTTCCGGTTTGTGGATGGATGAGCAGGGCATGAAGCTGTTTTCGTTTAGCCGAGAACAGCATTCTGAAGCAGAAATTTTGAAAAAATTCTTGTCGATTTTTGACAAGCGCCATCCGACTCTAGTGAGTTGGAACGGCTCACAGTTTGATTTACCAGTGATTTTATACCGCGCCATGTATCATGGGCTCTCTGCACCGAGTCTGTTCGATCAGGGCGAAATTGATACGCAAAAGCGTTATAATAACTACCAGAATCGTTACCATCATCGTCATGTCGACTTGATGGATGTGATGGCCATGTTTCATGCCCGTCATTTCCAGAAGCTGGATGATGTTGCACATTTGCTGGGCTATCCAGGCAAGCGCGGTGACGGAGCCTATCGGGTTCCGGAATATGTCCGCAATCAGCAATGGACCGAACTAACGTCTTATTGTGAAGGTGATGTCCTGAATACCTGGCTGGTGTATATCCGCTGGTTGCTGTTAAAAGGCCAGCTGTTGCTGCCGGATTATCAGCATCTGCTGCAAAGCACGATTCAATATTTGCAGACTCAACCGCAACATGCGGACTTTTTATCAGTCTGGCGTGAAACTTCACAACGAACTGAATTTACCCAATTTGATTTTCCCATCTCCACACCCTAG
- the rlmD gene encoding 23S rRNA (uracil(1939)-C(5))-methyltransferase RlmD, producing MKHRAQARPIQQPEYIFQVESLSHEGRGIAHYGSHPDHPQHKHGKKVFIRYALPGEIVRARITREVKKLEEADSLELLSDASEIRVKPVCSHFGVCGGCNMQHIAADAQIELKQNVLKSHLQHFAGIQPDQWLPPLRSQREDYRRKARIGVRYLPSKDQLVVGFRENQSNKLTSIDRCMILDREFGSVIRLKQLLQGLNGKADIGHIELAMGDQDIALLVRETAKLSADDVNQLREFTLQKGWQLYLQPAGKETLSRIDDPEASARLHYGLDDFDVKFGFNPLDFTQVNSSINPQMVRLACDLLQLRQGERVLDLFCGLGNFSLPLARCVGASGQVIAVEGSDEMVRRGAENAKNNGIAQIAFYSQDLTKDFSHHTWANQGFDALLIDPPRAGAEKVMHYLPQFGAKRIVYVSCNPATLARDAGLLVQQGYRLTQAGVMDMFIHTGHVESIALFEKENQIND from the coding sequence ATGAAACATCGAGCACAAGCACGTCCTATCCAGCAACCCGAGTATATTTTTCAGGTTGAGTCACTATCGCATGAGGGACGTGGCATCGCTCATTATGGTTCACATCCGGATCATCCGCAGCATAAACATGGCAAGAAAGTCTTTATCCGTTATGCCTTGCCGGGTGAAATCGTGCGTGCCCGCATTACCCGAGAAGTTAAGAAGCTAGAAGAAGCTGACAGCCTTGAATTGTTGAGCGACGCTTCTGAGATTCGCGTGAAGCCGGTGTGTTCACATTTTGGCGTTTGTGGTGGCTGTAATATGCAGCATATTGCTGCGGATGCGCAAATTGAACTGAAACAGAATGTGCTGAAATCACATCTTCAGCATTTTGCCGGAATCCAGCCTGATCAATGGTTACCGCCTTTACGTTCACAACGTGAAGATTATCGTCGTAAAGCCCGAATCGGGGTGCGTTATCTGCCTTCCAAGGATCAGCTGGTGGTGGGCTTTCGTGAAAATCAGTCCAACAAACTCACGTCGATTGATCGCTGTATGATCTTGGATCGCGAGTTTGGCTCGGTTATACGTCTTAAACAATTGCTGCAAGGTCTCAATGGTAAGGCTGACATCGGTCATATAGAATTGGCCATGGGGGATCAGGACATTGCGCTGCTGGTGCGTGAAACTGCAAAATTATCTGCCGATGATGTCAACCAATTGCGCGAATTTACGTTACAGAAAGGCTGGCAACTGTATCTGCAGCCTGCCGGCAAAGAAACGCTCTCGCGGATAGATGATCCAGAAGCATCTGCACGCTTACACTATGGTCTTGATGACTTTGATGTGAAATTCGGCTTTAATCCTCTGGACTTTACCCAGGTAAATTCAAGCATCAATCCGCAAATGGTACGATTGGCATGTGATTTGCTTCAGCTACGACAGGGTGAACGGGTTCTGGATCTGTTTTGTGGATTAGGAAACTTTTCTTTGCCGCTGGCGCGCTGTGTTGGTGCGTCGGGTCAGGTGATTGCGGTCGAGGGAAGTGATGAAATGGTTCGACGTGGTGCGGAAAATGCCAAAAACAATGGTATTGCACAAATAGCGTTCTATTCACAAGATTTAACCAAAGATTTCTCGCACCATACTTGGGCAAATCAAGGTTTTGATGCATTATTAATCGACCCGCCACGTGCCGGGGCAGAAAAAGTCATGCATTATCTCCCTCAGTTTGGAGCTAAAAGAATCGTTTATGTGTCATGTAATCCTGCGACACTCGCCAGAGATGCAGGACTCTTGGTACAACAGGGCTATCGTCTCACCCAGGCGGGCGTGATGGATATGTTTATACATACTGGACATGTGGAATCAATCGCATTGTTCGAAAAAGAAAATCAAATAAACGATTAA